Part of the Lolium rigidum isolate FL_2022 chromosome 6, APGP_CSIRO_Lrig_0.1, whole genome shotgun sequence genome, AGCTCTCGGCGTAGCCGCCGgctgagccccccattgtaattctccactgagcaataaagatctagcaggacgtaggccctttactctccggaggggctgaacctgggtaaaccctTGCGTCCTGTGCACCTCGATCCGCGTATGGCCATGTttccttgcccccgcatcaacgaCGTGCTACCCccggtagcatctgccgtggtcagtGGCGAGAGAGGGGAGAGTCGGAGGAAGAGGGGAGACTCTCAAGAGTACTATTCAGAGGTGAGAGCGGTGGGAGGGGGGAAATTTCTTTAGGTCCACAGAACAGTTCAAAAGTGAATTTCGCGTGATAAGTGTAGTGTACTCTTTCTGAGTCTTCAGTGTTCCTTTGGGCCGACAACGCACTTCACTTCACTCCCCACCGTGGCCACTCGTTCGAGCCCACCAGTTCATCACACCAGGATTGTTCTCATTTTCCCCCAcccccctctcctctcctctccccctcTCTCGTTCCCTCCGTCCAGTTGAGAGTCGCCTGTAGGGCGACCCCGGCCCGCTCCTCTCTCTTCTCCGACGGCGATGCCGGCCGGCGACGAGGTGGATGCGTGGTGCGGGCTGTATATAGTAGtagtaggcttaggtttagatcTAGATCGTGTTTACCCTTGTGGAGCTTTGGCTTTATGCCGTTCTTGAGCCTCGCTCCTAGCGCCGGCGTGCGCGCCGGGACATGGCGGATTCGACTCTCGCTCCGGCGTCCATGGTGGATGAAGAAAGGAGACGGATCTGGCCGGGGCTCCTCTCTCAATAAGCCCACGTCCATGGGTCGTGCGGATCTGGCCAGATCTATGGTTCTACATCCTTTTTCTTGCCATcatggagatggaggaagaaggggtgGGACGATGGATGTTGTTGGATTTGCGCGATGGGGAAGATCGGCTGCTTCTACTCTTTGGAGCACATACTCGGCGGCGCTTCGTCGACGACCTCCGATCGTCCTGCCGTCGACTTCTATGGCCGAATGGCGGCCGCTCCGAGCTCTGGCGTTCTCGACCGATCTTCTGGATCTTTCGCCGGCGTCATCTCATCAACAACCTCCCGGCCGGCGTGCCAAAGTGGAAGCCCTTCATCTCCGGAAGTGCGGCGCTCTTCGGTGGTTGCatcccaagtggtttcgtcccctgGCGGTGCGCCTGCCGGCCGCAACCGGAGTTTCCGACGCGAGGAAGGTGGCaagggacttgattgcttttctggtTTTTCTTTGAGGGTCCTGGTTGTAAAAGTAGAGGGCTTGTCTGTAGCTTCAAATTTCTTAGAGGTCCTCTTTGTAAACTGTACTCCCCGGCGCTTGCAAACGGCGGAGGCCCGCGGAGGACCTCTAAAAAAATGGTGTGTAGGTACTTGGTCGTCTTGGACACGGCAAAGTTATTAATTTGTTATGTTATGATGTGAACTATTACATCAAATTTAAAGTCTAAAATATTTTTACATACATAATTATTTATCTATTGCATCATTTATATGTAAAAAATATACTAATCTGTATCTAAAAAACCAGACAATGAACCGGTGAACCAGTGGTCCGACCGGTAAAAACCTGAACCGACAGCCTCACCGGTTCGATCATTGGTCCGGGTTTTAAAACTATGCCTCTAGCTAGGGCAAGatgagcagcagccgccgccgccacgcccgctCGCCGGCGGCCGGGCCGTTGGATGACGACGATCTCCTCtgggagatcctcctccgcctccccccGGAGCCTTCATCCCTCCCGCGGGCCTCCGCCGTTTGCAAGCGCTGGCGCCGCCTCGTCTCCGACCCCGGCTTCTTCCGCCGCTTCCGCCTCCGGCACCGCCGCAATCCGCCCCTCCTCGGCTTCTTCGAAAAGTACGGAGGTAGTCCCTTCCTTTCTACCCTGGAGGCCCCCAATTGCATCCCTCCCGGGCGCTTCTCCTTGCAGCGTGACGACGACTACGACCGCTCCATACCCCTTGGATGTCGCCATGGTCTCTTCCTCATCTTCCTTACCAAGCTCCGCCAGGTCCTGCTGTGGGACCCCATCACCCGCGACGAGCAACGCATCGCCGTTCCCGCGGCGTTCGATTCAGAGAAAACCATCGGCATGGTCAGTGGGGCCGTGCTTCGCCCTGCCGGAGAGGACCCGTACTTCCAGGTCGTCTTGACAGCGGCAGACCACAAACATCAAGCGCTCGCCTGCGTCTACTCGTCAAAGACAGGCATATGGGGAAATCTCATCTCAACGCCTCTTACATACCAGGCTAATGGGAGCCGTATTCCCACCATGGTTTATTTTGATGTCTCGTTGCTAGCTGGAGATTCCCTTTACTGGAAGCTTGCTGGGAGATTTCAGGGAATTCTAGAATCTGATTTGGTGAAGCAGAGCCTCGCTGTGATACCAGTGACACTGGATATGTGTGGCCAGGGCAGATGCTTCAAGATTATGCGGGCCGAGGGTGGTGGGCTGGGTTGCCTCGTAGTGTCATACACAGACTGCACTGCCCAGTTGTGGAAGAGGAAGACCGACTGTGATGGTGCTGCTTCTTGGGGGCTTGCAAGAACTATTGAACTGGACAAGCTACTTTCCCTGAAACCAGATGAGAAAAGGTCCCTAGGCTTACTAGCGATTGCTGAGGAGAATAATGTGGTGTTTCTGAGGACAACTACCGGCCTCTTCATGATCCATCTTCCGGCCTCTTCATGATCCATCTTCAGTCATTGAAGTTCAGAAAGCTTCAGTCATTGAAGTTCAGGAAGCTTTTCAAGGCCAACATCATTCTTTCCTATTATCCGTTCGAAAGTGTCTACACTGCAGGTAATAACATGGCTTGCTTATACACAATAACCAAGTTTTGTTTGTTAATTCGCTGCCAACAGTTTCAACTCGTGTCATATGACCTCTTCAGCATATAGTGGTGATGTTCTGCAATGTTTTGTTCTGATGTCTGTGTGGTGTCTTTTAATATAATGATTGATTGACTATGATCTAGAAAAAAAATATGTTACTGGCATGTGTAATTTACTTTATATTCTGCAGCTAGGCGGTTTCTGTTATATGGATATCCATTATAAGAGAGGAATCATTACTTTGTTTGGCAAAATAACAATGATTATTATGATTGTCGATTTTTTCTAGAATATTTGAACTAAAATTTCATCATGGCTTGCCTTTAATGTAACAATTGTCTAAGGGTAACGTTTGTGCATAGATGCAGTCCCATTTATTTTTACTGATGAAATACACAACAGTTTAAGGTTGACTGCATTAAAAACTAGCATGAACCACCTAAAATGCCTGGCttaataggtacatttggaagctAAATTAGTCCTAATTATATTTCTTTCATCTAGTTTTTTTTTGTATGGGTTGATATTATTAATAGGCTTAAATCCACAATAACTGATTGGTTCTAAATTTAGAATAGTTGTTCACTTATCACTTCTAGGACTCCTCTTGATGTTGCATGTCCATTAATAGGAAAAAATTATCATTTTGGATTTCTATTTCACTTTTCTATGCTAAATCTATTTAAAGATAACTTAAATAATAATCACTTATGTTGCCATGGTTTGTTAGTATGTTGTTTTTTCCAATATGGCGTGGAACGAGCTTCAGGATAGCTCTGGACAACTTCTCTGTTCCGAGCAGCTAACAGTATGAGTATATGCTATTTTTCATTTTTAAGGTATTGATGAGTATATGTTGTTTGGGGATATTCAGTAAATTAGACGTAGATGTGGCATGTTTATCTGTTACTATCGTTGTATAAAAACTGAGTTTGTTGTATCAAAACTGAGTTGTTTTTCCTGGGTTACAGCTATGGATTTATCTAACTACCTCGTTGATGTATCCTCGTTTTGTTGGGATGTCATTGTGTCTTGTGCTTAGGATTTTGGGCCAAATTCAGCGTAGTGCTCTCATTATAGCGGATTAGGGAATATGAACGCTTCAGAGGCATCATAAGGATAGGGCAAGAAGCCTTGAGCTCCTTACCTTGGCCTTGTTGTGGTGTCCATGTACTCTAACCCACATGACCCATTGTTTGACTTCTTATGCTTCTAGGAACATGCGTTGGTGGTGGTGGACAcaatggggcaaagcttttgctcaATACACAGGATGATTAATTGTTGGATATGCTATTTGATCTGTTGGTTGAGCAGGTAAGCTTATCTTCTATTGATGTTCTGCCCCCCCTATTCAGGATGTGCTCTTTTGTTTGCCCTCCTTTGCATCCAATTGCTTTAAGTTTACCTCCTTAGTAGTACTCCCCAAATTCTTTCTAGTATATAGTGTGAGCTCTTCTTCCTCTAGCTCCTCCAATGAAGGATTAGTTAGGACTCTTCGTGATTCCCCTGTTCTTGCATATGTTCGTGCTTGCCCAGAGATAAGAATCTTGTCATTCCAAGTTATAGAAAATGAACCACTAACCCTTCACTTCGATTTGGAGATATATCTCCGGTTTTGCTTCACTCGCTGCGGCATTGTCTGTGAATTGTTTTCTTCTGGCTGTTTGTCTATCGAGTCATAGTGTCATTTGCATTTAGTAAATTAATTGTTAACTATCAATACCCGAGCACCTGATTTcaaattttattttgtttatacgAACATATAAGTATGTGGTATCACATTGCTGCTTATTTTTGGATCATTGTAATAGATAGGTAACTAATGAATATCACAATACTTGAAAAGTATGCCTTCATTAAACCTTGTACTGTTGCTTATTGTTGGACTTGGAGTTATTGTAGTTTTATGGGTGATTATTCTGGTTTTAAAATGTTTGATAAAAAATTCTCTTCATATTCCTACTCCATGACGCCATGAATCCCTCATTTTCCCATTGTTCTCTTAGCTTCTAACAGGTTAGATGTAGCCAAAAACTGCTAAAATTAGCGGCTATAGTATGGCATCACACCTACAAATTATGTACTGTTCTCTGTTTGTAATGTTGGTTTTGTCTAAATGCTAagattatttatttattatggtgCGTTTGGCACAATTTGCACAGTAGTGTGAGTCGTACAAAATTAATGAGAATAGTTTCAATAGCTTTTCCTGATTGAATAGTACAGTTTGGTTTGACTGGTGATTTTGCTTGTTCTGCAGGTATCTGGCCAGAGTTACGTTCTAGTGGCTGAGATACAAAACTGGATTCTTTCAATATTTTGACCCGGGGATTGACTTTATGTAGCATGCAGCAGTCAGCTTTGTAGTACGCTTGTAGACCCTTAATTCGACAACTTCTGTCTATTATCTAATTTGCGCAGACATTAGTCAACTGGCAGTAAGGTTGAATGCATATTGACTTGCTTCGATTAATATTCTTACTCAACTTGTGGTTCGTTTGATTTGCCGCGGTTCAAGCAGGTATATTTGGCAAGCTCCCTTGTGAATTGATCCTGGAGGGAGGTTCCAGCATGTGTTTTAGTGTGTGCGCATGTGTGCGTGCGTTTGACTATCTTCCGTGTTGTATTAGGCAGGGAGGTTTAAACATCAAAACGTTGCTTATGTTCCATGGTGCTTCTTTCCAACTAATGAGCAATGAATGTTGAACCGTACAGCTAGGGAGTTGGAAAGAAGCTCATGTTTGTTGAATTGCACCTGCATAAATAGCTGTTCCAACTTCCAATTCTATTTTGCATTGTTTGGGATGGGAAGTGGTAAGGCTGCTTCCTTGCAGAAGAGGCATCGGTAAATTAAAGCCAAAGCAACAGAAGCATGGATATTTATGTACAGTACTTTGTGGTATTTTTCGTCCCCATGTCCCAGCCGTCCTCCTGGTCTCGTGTGTCCGCGGTTCTGGTTGTTGCTGCGCGTTTGCCTCCTGCCAGTGGCCGGTGCCGCCTTCCGTTCCGCACGATCGCGATTTCATGACCGTTTCCAGGATTTTAGAACATGAGGAAGTTGTGGACAGCGGGATCGTGCGATTTGCTTCTGACTTACGATGCCCATGACCGCACAGGCAAAACCCAAATAATTTAGTGATTTAGAGCCGCGTCTCCAAAGGGATTTAGAGCACATCATTCTCAGCCGTCCCAAAGTTTCTTTCCGTCCGGCGtggtccaatacggtgtccgggccTCCGAGcaggtccccgctacacaggggatgcTTCAGACAcgctggacacaacgaaaagcgaggtgaGGAGTAGCGGGACCGACgtgtcagcggcacattgaagtttaacctaaccgtcgccgacctggaagttattggcgcatagcaacggtgcagtttccgcagagcCGCAGCGAAGTGTCTCGTCGCGCCtatctctgcgtgccggcgttaatgagcgtcaccgctcccccgcttccatccggcctataaaaagggcgctctctcatcgtccctcacacacaaaccctagcgcctccctccccaaccctagccgccaccatctcaagagtcgatgccttggctggtagaggcagaggccgaggccgaggtcgcggccatggtcgtggccgtggccgtggcagAGCTACACGCTCGTTGTCGTCTTTATGTCGcacctgcaggaggaggagcagcaagtgttgttcgagttcgttgTCGTCCTCAAGGGCAACCCACTcgacatccagaggctgccggacaagttcgccaacttcgtcgccggcaacgagcAGGCCAcgttgcatctgcgggaggctggctgcgactgctgccggtggccggtggacgtgctcttcgatgggcgcggcaagatgtacctccacaccagcTGGGAGATGTTCGCGCGCTACCATGACCTCGAAGCCggctgcgtgctcacattctcctaccttgACGATGCcgatatgagcgtcaaggtgttcgacaagacgcgctgccgccggcactaccacggcgacaccgatgaggaggatgattgagtgttgtttcttcacagcgaaaataggcacagaggtttctggatgttcttcctcgaaaggaccaacagggctatcatcaccagctggattttccagtttgggtgactgggagtgcctgggagtgttctttcttggcagcgaacacacgaaatctgtGATATCAACACTAGTTAGATTTCGTCAtttttgttgaaatattgggcccacatttggtggccatactagatttcagattttccctataaatctcaaagcccacttagtggtagccttgtgagtttgagcccaagttggtagcagctcactagggagtggcaagaggtgggaagtttagtcccacatggaaagctgggaggaagttagaccaccttataaggtgggttgttccaccactagtaagtgagtgagaataggagtgctacacgcgcgctcctcctcctcctcgctcgtctcgacacgacgcgcgcgccgcgctcgtggtgagtggattgagcctcgagccgagggttagccggatcgtgggctatctgtaaccaccgactcgaaacgttcgtgcgacgtgggcgtgatccacgttgcctagggtttcccgagcctatataatctcttgcccggctaccgcagaaatacactgaaaaacgagttagggtttccacctctctctgcttgcgccgccatcgtagcctactgcatcccgcgcgccgacatgcatcggcgaacgggagagcaggtctccggaaccgctcgtccttgcgatcctgtacgggagagggcgaattaggtttttgggaagcgctctgcgcgactgctcaagctcttcatcacgggtcgtcttccgtccaagtcgggcggtgctgcctaccgtcgtcttcaacgccatctacttcgacccgtcgtccctgtcgtcaacaacgttgttatcaacaacgttactgctgcgatatcgtctgctacacctccaccgccacctctacCAGAtcagtacgtgcgacatatctcgatctgtttagcgatggatgctttaccgtttgcattgctgctactcatgttgattaatgcatctagtatgtttgagtttcacatgttcgtAGTTGCTGTCATTATGTTTTATATTctagaattaatcatggaaattgtgcctaattatccaacaatccaaaaacctaattgtaggcaatttcctgagttaacaatggctggttttgctgatgcactgaggccggataagtttaccggtgtgcactttaagaggtggcaagttaaggccacgctctggcttactcatctgaaagtgttcgaagttagtgatggtttacctgaaggaactatatctgaccaagatcagaacaagttcaaggaaaacaatactctcttcgtcggatgcgttctgagtattcttgttgatcgtctgtgtgatgtgtacatgcacataacaaatggtaaagagctctgggatgcactgaatgctaaattcggtgcaaccgatgtaggcagtgaactgtacatcatggagagtttccatgacatcaggatggtaaacaaccgttctgtagtcgaacaagctcatgagatacgatgcattgcgaaagagcttgaactccttaagtgtgccttacccgacaagtttgtggctggatgcatcatcgctaagttgcccccttcatggaggaactttgccacaactctcaaacacaagagacatgagatatcagttgaaaatctgatagcgtctcttgatgttgaggagaaagctcgggctaaggataatactgagaaaggagagggtcggtctagcgccaacatggtgcggaagaaaccctacagcaagaacaaagggaataacaagccctccttcaataagcctatgaagactacaaccttcaagaagaagaagatgataaacaaagtagatctgagctgctttacctgtggagagactggccacttttctaaggactgtccagagagggcagaccgcaagaaaaaggcgaggcaagtcaacacggtgaccgcgagcaatgctgatgggtacggtaatatctttactgttctttcggtatttcaatctccatgttggtggattgatacatgtgctaatgttcatgtgtgtgctgacatatccatgttcacttcttaccaggtcgcccgggattcttccgtcttgatggggaatgggtcacatgcttctgttcgtggtgttggcacggtagatctgaagttcacttcggggaagatcgtgcggtgaggaacgtgcggcatgtccctactatgaataagaatctcgttagcggctcccttctatgcagagatgggtttaaggttgttttagagtcgaataaagtagttgtttccaagtttggacaaattattggtaaaggctatgagtgcggaggcttgttccgcttttcgctttccgatttcagtaataagtctgtgaaccatatttgtggcaatgttagtgatgataccagtgtatggcattctcgtttatgtcacattaattttggtttaatgtctcggcagtttgagtttaattccgaatttcaccgttgccaaaggttctaagtgccatagttgtgtgcaatcaaagcaacctcggaagcctcacaaggcggccgaggagagaaacttggtaccTATAGAacgcatacattctgatctatgcgagatgaatggtgtgttgacaaaaggtggaaagagatatttcatgacattgattgatgatgcgactagattttgctatgtttatttgttgcgaactaaagatgaagctttagactactttaaaatttataaggccaaagttgaaaatcaactagagagaaagatcaagcatcttaggtcggatcgtggtggcgaatattttcctaaaatctttgatgaattatgtgaggaacatggcattattcatgagaggacgcctccctattcaccccaatcaaacggggttgccgagaggaaaaaccgcacgctgactgacttggtgaattccatgttagccactgctggtttatcaaaggcatggtgggggaggctttgttgacttcatgtcatgtcctgaatagagttcctaacaagaataaagataaaaccccttacgaggagtgggctgggagaaaaccatcactttcgtatttgcacacatggggatgtttggcgaaagtcaatattccaattactaagaagtgcaaacttggaccaaagacagtggattgtatctttctaggttatgctccgtggagtgtaggatatagatttttagtagttcaatccgaggtacctgatatgcatgttgatactattatggaatctcgtgatgcaacattttttgagaatatgtttcctatgaaagatatgcatagcattgctagaatttctaccgagataattcccgagtctagtacatctaatgagtattttgaacaatcacatgagaatgttaccgagaaggatgacaatgaagctcctaaacggagcaagagacgaaggattgaaaaatcctttggtgatgatttcattgtgtaccttgtggatgatactcccacgtccattgcagaggcatatgcatctccagatgcagatgactggaaagaagctgtccataatgagatggactcgattctttctaatagaacttgggagttgtcagaacgaccccatggatccaagcctgtaggctgcaaatgggtgttcaagaagaagctaagacctgatggtactattgaaaagtacaaggcgcggcttgtagcgaaaggctacacacagagagaaggcgaagattacttcgacacctattcacctatcgctagacttaccaccattcgagtactactatccatggctgcctcctatggtcttatcgttcatcaaatggacgtaaagacagctttccttaatggagagttggaagaggaaatttatatggatcagcctgatgggtttgtagtaaaaggtgaagaaagaaaggtgtgcaagctgctgaaatctttatatggcctgaaaaaagcacctaagcaatggcatgagaagtttgacagaactttaacttctgtaggctttgttgtcaatgaggctgacaagtgcgtttactatcgccatggtgggagcgaaggtgttatactgtgtttgtatgtggatgatattctgatctttggtacaaacatgaaagtaatacacgaggtcaagtctttcgtgtcaaagagctttgatatgaaagatctgggagaagctgatgtgattctgaacatcaaactgattaagaacgagagtgggattactctaacgcaatccca contains:
- the LOC124663945 gene encoding uncharacterized protein LOC124663945 encodes the protein MSSSRRRHARSPAAGPLDDDDLLWEILLRLPPEPSSLPRASAVCKRWRRLVSDPGFFRRFRLRHRRNPPLLGFFEKYGGSPFLSTLEAPNCIPPGRFSLQRDDDYDRSIPLGCRHGLFLIFLTKLRQVLLWDPITRDEQRIAVPAAFDSEKTIGMVSGAVLRPAGEDPYFQVVLTAADHKHQALACVYSSKTGIWGNLISTPLTYQANGSRIPTMVYFDVSLLAGDSLYWKLAGRFQGILESDLVKQSLAVIPVTLDMCGQGRCFKIMRAEGGGLGCLVVSYTDCTAQLWKRKTDCDGAASWGLARTIELDKLLSLKPDEKRSLGLLAIAEENNVVFLRTTTGLFMIHLPSLKFRKLFKANIILSYYPFESVYTAGTCVGGGGHNGAKLLLNTQDD